In one window of Opitutus sp. GAS368 DNA:
- the trpB gene encoding tryptophan synthase subunit beta has translation MSVATKPAPATPDQLPDAAGHFGRYGGVFVPETLMTALTELTAAYEQARTDPAFQSELRHHLKEFAGRPTELYFAERLTQHCGGAKIYFKREDLLHTGAHKINNALGQALLARRMGKKRIIAETGAGQHGVATAAVCAKFGLDCTVYMGAVDMERQALNVFRMRLMGAKVTSVEAGQKTLKDAVNEAMRDWVTNVRGTHYILGSALGAHPYPMMVRDFHRVIGQELREQIMAREGRLPDEMVACVGGGSNAIGCFYEFLDDKGVKLIGVEAGGRGIKRGEHAARFEGGKLGVLQGSKTYILQNPDGQIELTHSVSAGLDYAAIGPEHAYYRDTGRIEYAFATDDEVMEAFQLCSRHEGIIPALESTHAIVHGLKRAKALSKDKIVLINLSGRGDKDVQTVQKLLTEQSNK, from the coding sequence ATGTCCGTCGCCACCAAGCCCGCACCCGCCACGCCCGACCAGCTGCCCGATGCCGCGGGGCATTTCGGCCGTTACGGCGGGGTGTTCGTGCCGGAAACCCTGATGACGGCCCTGACCGAGCTCACGGCCGCCTACGAGCAGGCGCGCACTGACCCGGCCTTCCAGTCGGAGCTGCGGCACCACCTCAAGGAGTTCGCTGGCCGGCCGACCGAGCTGTATTTCGCCGAACGGCTGACCCAGCACTGCGGCGGGGCGAAGATCTATTTCAAGCGCGAGGACCTGCTCCACACCGGGGCGCACAAGATCAACAACGCCCTCGGCCAGGCCCTGCTGGCGCGGCGCATGGGCAAGAAGCGCATCATCGCCGAGACCGGCGCCGGCCAGCACGGCGTGGCGACGGCCGCGGTCTGCGCCAAGTTCGGCCTCGACTGCACCGTCTATATGGGCGCGGTCGACATGGAGCGCCAGGCGTTGAATGTCTTCCGCATGCGCCTCATGGGCGCCAAGGTCACGTCCGTCGAGGCCGGCCAGAAGACGCTCAAGGACGCCGTCAACGAGGCGATGCGCGACTGGGTGACCAATGTCCGCGGCACGCACTACATCCTCGGCTCGGCGCTCGGGGCGCACCCATATCCGATGATGGTCCGTGATTTTCATCGCGTCATCGGCCAGGAGCTCCGCGAGCAGATCATGGCCCGCGAGGGCCGGCTGCCCGACGAGATGGTCGCGTGCGTCGGCGGCGGCAGCAACGCCATCGGGTGCTTCTACGAGTTTCTCGACGACAAGGGGGTGAAGCTCATCGGCGTCGAGGCCGGCGGCCGCGGTATCAAGCGCGGCGAGCACGCGGCCCGCTTCGAGGGTGGCAAGCTCGGCGTCCTGCAGGGCAGCAAGACCTACATCCTCCAGAACCCCGACGGCCAGATCGAGCTGACGCACTCCGTGTCGGCCGGGCTCGACTACGCCGCCATCGGCCCGGAGCACGCTTATTACCGGGACACGGGTCGCATCGAATACGCCTTTGCGACGGACGACGAGGTCATGGAAGCCTTCCAGCTCTGCTCGCGCCACGAGGGCATCATTCCGGCGCTGGAATCCACCCATGCCATTGTCCACGGCTTGAAGCGCGCCAAGGCGCTGAGCAAGGACAAGATCGTCCTGATCAATCTCTCCGGCCGCGGCGACAAGGATGTCCAGACGGTGCAGAAGCTCCTGACGGAGCAAAGTAACAAGTAG